In one window of Spartinivicinus marinus DNA:
- the hypB gene encoding hydrogenase nickel incorporation protein HypB, which translates to MCNHCGCSSEKALLTAPGTDSQHHHLHFDAHSLQLQQSLLAGNEAIAEQNRQWLVNQNITCINLMGTPGAGKTQLLEATLADLAEGLPEVAVLEGDQQTLNDARRIQAMGGKALQINTGTGCHLDAEMIKAGLAALSPVAGSLVFIENVGNLVCPALFDLGEQRRVAMMAVTDGDDKPEKYPHLFSSCELVIINKADLLPYLEFDLTKVKQAISQLNPQAEIFLLSAKTGEGFVDWEHWLTTSKAVSQATASATHQPHG; encoded by the coding sequence ATGTGTAATCACTGTGGATGCTCAAGCGAAAAAGCCCTGTTAACAGCGCCGGGCACGGATAGCCAACACCATCACCTGCATTTTGATGCTCATAGCCTTCAATTACAGCAATCTTTATTGGCAGGAAACGAAGCCATTGCTGAACAAAACCGGCAGTGGCTGGTTAACCAAAATATCACCTGTATTAATCTGATGGGGACGCCAGGCGCTGGCAAAACTCAATTACTAGAAGCTACCTTAGCTGATCTGGCTGAGGGATTACCTGAAGTTGCGGTGTTGGAAGGGGATCAGCAAACCCTCAATGATGCTAGGCGTATCCAAGCGATGGGAGGCAAGGCTCTGCAGATTAACACGGGTACTGGCTGTCATTTGGATGCGGAAATGATCAAAGCAGGGTTAGCAGCCCTGTCACCAGTAGCAGGAAGCCTGGTGTTTATTGAGAATGTCGGTAACTTGGTCTGCCCTGCGTTGTTTGACCTGGGTGAGCAGCGCCGAGTAGCGATGATGGCCGTCACTGATGGTGATGATAAGCCGGAAAAATACCCTCATCTGTTTAGCAGTTGTGAGTTGGTGATTATCAATAAAGCGGATTTACTGCCTTACCTGGAGTTTGACCTGACCAAAGTCAAACAAGCAATTAGCCAGTTAAATCCCCAGGCAGAAATTTTTTTACTATCAGCGAAAACTGGAGAGGGATTCGTTGACTGGGAACACTGGTTAACCACCAGCAAAGCCGTTTCCCAGGCCACAGCGTCAGCCACGCATCAGCCCCATGGATAA
- the hypD gene encoding hydrogenase formation protein HypD, with the protein MMMLTSVFRDSSQVTKQVKLIQTVADPLADKWGRPLQIMEVCGGHTHAIFKFGLDQLIPKSIEFIHGPGCPVCVLPIEAIDQAVTIAEQSDVIFTSFGDPLRVPGSKKSLLKAKAQGADIQVLYSPLDAIALAKNNPDKQVVFFAIGFDTTMPSIAFSLLTAAQQGINNLRFLCHHIRLMPTLMALLAGEKVQLDGFVGPGHVSMVIGAHAYQPIAKRYRKPLVIAGFEPVDFLQALYQLILQLAQGRCEIENAYARVVTAEGNLSAQQAISTVFDDGVDSQWRGLGVVPGSSVKIKECYQAFDARQLLNNTVLSQSSVEIKDPGYCNAVLMGKLKPDQCPLFRKQCTPENPKGALMVSGEGACAAYYYYKGT; encoded by the coding sequence ATGATGATGCTTACGAGTGTCTTCCGTGACAGTAGCCAGGTAACCAAACAGGTTAAGCTGATTCAGACTGTCGCGGACCCACTGGCTGATAAATGGGGGCGCCCATTACAGATTATGGAGGTTTGCGGCGGACATACCCATGCTATTTTTAAATTTGGCTTAGATCAGTTAATTCCCAAATCTATCGAGTTTATTCATGGCCCCGGCTGCCCTGTTTGTGTATTACCCATTGAAGCCATTGATCAAGCAGTGACTATTGCTGAACAATCAGATGTGATTTTCACCAGCTTTGGTGACCCATTGCGGGTACCGGGTTCAAAGAAAAGTTTGTTGAAGGCCAAAGCGCAAGGTGCGGATATACAGGTGTTGTATTCTCCGTTAGATGCCATTGCCTTAGCGAAAAATAATCCAGATAAACAGGTGGTTTTTTTCGCCATTGGTTTTGATACCACCATGCCCAGTATTGCTTTTTCTTTGCTTACAGCCGCTCAGCAAGGCATTAATAATTTACGTTTTTTGTGTCATCACATCCGGCTAATGCCAACCCTAATGGCCTTATTAGCAGGGGAAAAAGTCCAGTTAGACGGCTTCGTTGGGCCTGGCCATGTCAGCATGGTTATTGGAGCTCATGCCTACCAGCCCATTGCGAAACGCTACCGAAAGCCACTGGTCATTGCCGGGTTTGAGCCAGTAGATTTTCTCCAGGCACTCTATCAACTCATTTTGCAATTAGCGCAGGGTCGTTGCGAAATCGAAAATGCTTATGCACGAGTAGTCACTGCTGAGGGAAATTTATCAGCGCAACAGGCTATTTCAACAGTGTTTGATGACGGTGTAGATAGTCAGTGGCGAGGACTAGGAGTGGTCCCTGGTTCTAGCGTCAAAATTAAAGAGTGTTATCAGGCGTTTGATGCTAGGCAACTGCTGAACAACACAGTCTTGTCTCAATCTTCTGTTGAAATAAAAGACCCTGGTTACTGTAATGCAGTGTTAATGGGAAAACTCAAGCCTGACCAGTGCCCTTTGTTTCGCAAGCAATGTACACCAGAGAATCCAAAGGGGGCGCTGATGGTGTCGGGAGAAGGGGCATGTGCAGCCTATTATTACTACAAAGGTACATAA
- the hypE gene encoding hydrogenase expression/formation protein HypE: MVKTDSPIITLAHGAGGRAMQQLIDEIFLSVFDDTPLQSQLKEDQAQLPLAEFTAHGDRLAFTTDSFVVTPLIFPCGDIGKLAVCGTVNDLAVGGAKPLYLSAGFIIEEGIEFKLLESIVSSMAKTAQQAGVRIVTGDTKVVERGMADQLFINTSGVGVIPSRIQVKVSAAQPGDKILVNGFIGDHGAAVMLARENLGLYSDLRSDCAPLSLLIHPLLAQCPQIRCMRDATRGGLGVVLNEIAKASQVTIELFEPELPIRPQTQAICEILGLEPLFLANEGMAAFVVPAQQVEQALQLMQSHPLGQQAKVVGQVTETSQGMVYLSTAYGGKRMLETPYGVQLPRIC; the protein is encoded by the coding sequence TTGGTTAAAACCGATTCCCCCATTATTACTCTGGCCCACGGTGCGGGTGGCAGAGCTATGCAGCAGTTGATTGATGAGATTTTCCTTAGTGTCTTTGATGACACTCCCTTGCAAAGTCAGCTCAAAGAAGATCAAGCGCAACTGCCGTTAGCTGAGTTCACAGCCCATGGGGATCGACTGGCGTTTACCACTGATAGCTTTGTGGTAACACCATTGATTTTCCCCTGCGGTGACATTGGCAAACTAGCGGTCTGTGGCACTGTTAATGACCTGGCTGTAGGGGGCGCTAAGCCTTTGTATCTCAGTGCTGGGTTTATTATCGAAGAAGGGATTGAGTTCAAACTGCTGGAATCCATTGTCAGCTCTATGGCCAAAACGGCTCAACAGGCTGGGGTGAGGATAGTCACTGGGGATACTAAGGTAGTCGAGCGGGGGATGGCCGATCAGCTGTTTATTAATACCTCCGGGGTGGGGGTTATACCCAGTAGAATTCAGGTAAAGGTTAGTGCTGCACAACCAGGAGACAAAATCCTGGTCAATGGTTTTATAGGCGATCATGGTGCCGCAGTGATGTTAGCCAGAGAAAACCTGGGGCTTTACAGTGACCTTCGCAGCGATTGCGCCCCGTTATCTTTATTGATTCACCCCCTATTAGCCCAATGCCCACAAATTCGCTGTATGCGTGATGCCACCCGTGGTGGCTTGGGCGTGGTACTGAATGAAATTGCCAAAGCCTCCCAAGTGACCATTGAGCTGTTTGAGCCTGAACTACCCATTCGTCCCCAAACCCAAGCTATCTGTGAAATTCTTGGCTTAGAGCCACTGTTTCTTGCCAATGAGGGAATGGCTGCCTTTGTAGTGCCAGCTCAGCAGGTGGAGCAAGCCCTCCAGCTCATGCAGTCCCATCCCTTGGGGCAACAAGCCAAAGTGGTTGGCCAAGTTACCGAGACTTCGCAGGGGATGGTTTATTTATCGACTGCCTATGGCGGAAAACGAATGTTGGAAACACCCTATGGCGTGCAGTTACCACGAATTTGTTAA
- a CDS encoding HypC/HybG/HupF family hydrogenase formation chaperone, producing MCLGIPAKIIAITDLANSLALAETAGVQRQVSVAMLTLKGKTIESLVGEWVLLHVGFAMALINQEEADRALDLLAQMDPDSQ from the coding sequence ATGTGCCTAGGCATACCTGCAAAAATTATTGCTATTACGGACTTGGCAAACAGCTTGGCGCTAGCGGAAACGGCTGGGGTGCAACGACAGGTAAGTGTGGCGATGTTGACGTTAAAGGGAAAAACGATTGAGTCGTTAGTGGGGGAGTGGGTATTACTTCATGTCGGTTTTGCCATGGCATTAATTAACCAAGAAGAAGCTGATCGAGCTTTGGATTTATTGGCGCAAATGGATCCTGATAGCCAATGA
- a CDS encoding universal stress protein → MNLLQINTIIVPVDFSEECTDAVQSALELAESPQKVTVVHVKYPVNYVTAGTAFVQLDEERHQKEVEAYLQQYIQKHNWQGINSVVLSGDPGSEIAEYARKINAGLVVISSHGYHGFKRFMLGSVAERVIRFTTCPTLVLKR, encoded by the coding sequence ATGAACTTACTACAAATCAACACAATTATTGTGCCTGTTGATTTCTCTGAAGAGTGCACAGATGCAGTGCAGTCAGCGTTAGAACTGGCAGAGTCTCCACAAAAAGTGACAGTAGTACATGTAAAATACCCTGTAAACTATGTTACGGCTGGTACGGCTTTTGTGCAATTGGATGAAGAAAGACACCAAAAAGAAGTAGAAGCTTATTTGCAACAATATATTCAAAAGCATAACTGGCAGGGAATTAACAGCGTTGTATTATCGGGAGACCCTGGTAGTGAAATTGCTGAGTATGCAAGAAAAATCAATGCAGGTTTAGTTGTTATCTCTTCTCATGGTTACCATGGTTTTAAAAGATTTATGCTAGGCTCAGTGGCTGAGCGGGTTATTAGATTTACTACTTGCCCTACTTTAGTATTGAAACGATAA
- a CDS encoding hydrogenase maturation nickel metallochaperone HypA, giving the protein MHELSIIQALLQQVRPYTDKSIRRICIEVGGLSCVDPDRLQFCFEMVKEEAALAKTDLVIDNPGGQARCNNCQKLFELVRLGLPCPCGSYNYTLISGQQLTLTEIEFA; this is encoded by the coding sequence ATGCACGAACTCTCCATTATTCAGGCACTACTCCAACAGGTCAGGCCCTATACCGATAAAAGCATCCGCAGAATCTGTATTGAGGTAGGTGGGCTGAGTTGCGTGGATCCTGACCGGTTGCAGTTCTGTTTTGAGATGGTGAAAGAAGAAGCCGCTTTAGCCAAAACTGACTTGGTTATCGACAACCCCGGTGGTCAGGCCAGGTGTAATAATTGTCAGAAATTGTTTGAACTAGTCAGGCTGGGCTTACCGTGCCCCTGTGGTAGTTATAACTATACTTTGATCTCAGGACAGCAATTAACTCTCACTGAAATCGAGTTCGCCTAA
- a CDS encoding MBL fold metallo-hydrolase RNA specificity domain-containing protein: MKLQFLGGTGTVTGSKYLITYQDKKILVDCGLYQGVKNVRLRNWQQFPVNPAAITAIILTHAHLDHSGYIPALIKHGFSGPIYCTKATLALCNILLPDSGFLQEEDARYANKYKFSKHHPALPLYTEAEARDSLKLFVTKHYHETFELVTGLQITFNPVGHILGSSALLIKTKNCKILFSGDVGRNNDIIMQAPEPIKERPDYVVVESTYGDRRHEETDPYQLLEVVINQTVKHGGIILIPAFAVGRTQTVLYIIHQLKAKKAIPDIPVYLNSPMAISATEVFCQHYKEHKLSKEECHLIDKGTHFIRTAEESIALNNKKFPAIIISASGMASGGRVLHHLKTLVSHQKNSVVFVGFQAPGTRGDAMTHGATQIKIHGQYYPIKASVYHLDSLSAHGDYYEILHWLNQLTQPPKMTFVTHGEPVAADAMRLHIQDDLGWPVRVPDYLECVSLK; this comes from the coding sequence ATGAAATTACAATTTTTAGGAGGCACTGGAACAGTAACAGGCTCAAAGTATCTAATTACTTACCAAGATAAGAAGATACTTGTCGATTGTGGGCTTTATCAGGGGGTTAAAAATGTCAGGTTACGTAACTGGCAGCAATTCCCTGTCAATCCTGCTGCTATAACAGCCATTATATTAACCCATGCCCATTTAGACCATAGTGGCTATATTCCCGCCTTAATTAAACATGGCTTCAGTGGCCCAATATATTGTACTAAAGCAACACTTGCGTTGTGTAATATTTTGCTACCAGACTCAGGCTTTCTCCAAGAAGAAGATGCCCGTTACGCCAATAAATATAAGTTTTCAAAACATCATCCTGCTTTACCTTTATATACAGAAGCAGAGGCTAGAGACTCTCTAAAGTTATTCGTTACAAAACACTACCATGAAACTTTCGAGCTAGTAACAGGCTTGCAGATTACCTTTAATCCTGTTGGACATATTTTGGGGTCTTCAGCACTGTTAATCAAAACGAAAAATTGCAAAATTCTATTTAGTGGGGATGTTGGCAGAAATAATGATATTATTATGCAAGCACCAGAGCCAATAAAAGAGCGGCCCGACTATGTAGTGGTAGAGTCCACTTATGGTGATCGTCGCCACGAAGAAACAGACCCTTATCAACTATTAGAAGTCGTCATTAATCAAACGGTTAAGCATGGTGGTATTATTCTTATACCAGCATTCGCGGTAGGGCGTACTCAAACAGTGTTGTATATTATTCACCAGCTAAAAGCTAAAAAAGCGATTCCAGATATTCCTGTTTATTTAAACAGCCCAATGGCGATCAGTGCTACCGAAGTATTCTGCCAGCATTATAAAGAGCATAAATTATCCAAAGAAGAGTGCCACCTTATTGATAAAGGTACTCATTTTATTCGTACTGCAGAAGAGTCTATTGCCTTAAATAACAAGAAATTTCCTGCCATTATTATTTCTGCAAGTGGGATGGCAAGCGGTGGTAGAGTATTACACCACTTAAAAACGTTAGTCTCTCATCAGAAAAATAGTGTTGTATTTGTTGGCTTTCAAGCACCTGGCACCCGAGGTGATGCGATGACCCACGGGGCAACCCAGATTAAAATTCATGGGCAATACTACCCGATAAAAGCCTCTGTTTATCATCTTGATAGTTTATCAGCCCATGGAGACTATTATGAAATTCTTCACTGGTTAAATCAGCTTACCCAACCGCCCAAAATGACCTTTGTCACCCATGGTGAGCCGGTTGCAGCAGATGCTATGCGATTACATATTCAAGATGACCTTGGGTGGCCAGTTCGAGTACCTGATTATTTAGAATGTGTCAGCTTAAAATAA